One Catalinimonas alkaloidigena DNA window includes the following coding sequences:
- a CDS encoding DEAD/DEAH box helicase has product MSSTTDPPSFADLKLNRQLLDAIADAGFDSPTAVQQRTIPLIMAGHDVLGIAPTGTGKTAAFVLPLLMKLKYAQGEHPRGLILAPTRELAIQLNEHVAQLNRHLDLRHAALYGGTGFKMQTDAIEAGLDLVIATPGRLMDHYRKGTLILKELKVLVLDEADKMMDMGFMPQIRQLLEIIPRKRQNLLFSATMPDKVLRLSEEFLEFPERVEVAPQATVTETVEQRLYEVPNQATKLNFVTHLLRQDEVARAFIFTKTRTTANYIYNRLVREWGERVRVIHANKDQNARLNAMNAFRAGELHVLVATDVASRGIDVQDVTHVINFDVPIVYEDYVHRVGRTGRAEHEGVSVTLMNPAEAYHIERIEKIIHGAIPRHALPEAVPVVATSFEEQQEMARAIDQQRKREDPTYQGAFHEKKRRPSPTKKSPTKKSGKRPRRRR; this is encoded by the coding sequence ATGAGTAGCACAACCGATCCTCCTTCTTTTGCTGACCTGAAGCTCAACCGCCAGTTGTTGGACGCCATTGCCGACGCCGGCTTTGATAGTCCCACAGCTGTGCAGCAACGTACCATTCCGCTCATCATGGCGGGACACGACGTGCTGGGCATCGCGCCCACGGGTACCGGCAAAACGGCGGCCTTCGTGTTGCCGCTACTTATGAAATTGAAGTACGCCCAGGGGGAGCATCCGCGTGGGTTGATTCTGGCCCCGACCCGCGAGCTGGCCATTCAGTTGAACGAGCACGTCGCGCAACTGAACCGCCACCTTGACCTGCGGCACGCCGCACTCTACGGGGGAACGGGCTTCAAAATGCAGACCGATGCCATCGAAGCGGGGCTCGATCTGGTGATTGCGACGCCCGGCCGCCTGATGGACCATTACCGGAAAGGCACGCTGATCCTGAAAGAACTGAAGGTGCTCGTGCTAGACGAAGCCGACAAGATGATGGACATGGGCTTTATGCCCCAGATCCGCCAACTGTTAGAGATCATCCCCCGCAAGCGGCAGAATCTGCTGTTTTCGGCCACCATGCCCGACAAGGTGCTGCGCCTCTCGGAGGAGTTCCTGGAATTTCCGGAGCGTGTAGAAGTGGCACCCCAAGCAACCGTAACCGAAACGGTAGAGCAGCGGTTGTACGAGGTGCCCAATCAGGCCACCAAGCTCAATTTCGTGACGCACCTGTTGCGGCAGGACGAGGTAGCCCGCGCGTTTATTTTTACCAAAACCCGTACGACGGCCAACTACATTTACAACAGGCTGGTCCGCGAATGGGGAGAGCGGGTTCGGGTTATCCACGCCAACAAAGATCAGAACGCCCGCCTCAATGCCATGAATGCTTTCCGAGCGGGAGAGCTACACGTACTGGTAGCAACCGACGTCGCTTCCAGGGGCATCGATGTACAGGACGTAACCCACGTGATCAACTTTGATGTGCCTATTGTGTACGAAGACTACGTGCACCGTGTGGGGCGCACCGGACGTGCCGAACACGAAGGTGTATCGGTAACGCTGATGAACCCCGCCGAGGCCTACCACATCGAGCGGATCGAGAAAATCATTCACGGCGCCATTCCCCGCCATGCGTTACCGGAAGCGGTTCCCGTGGTGGCCACCTCGTTTGAGGAACAGCAGGAGATGGCGCGCGCGATCGATCAGCAGCGCAAGCGAGAAGATCCTACTTATCAAGGTGCCTTTCACGAAAAGAAGCGTCGCCCTTCGCCCACCAAAAAGAGCCCAACCAAAAAGTCAGGCAAGCGGCCGCGCCGGCGGCGGTAG
- the floA gene encoding flotillin-like protein FloA (flotillin-like protein involved in membrane lipid rafts) — protein MGEGFLSVVILIVVGIVLIYLFLYFVPLNLWITAVFSGVRINLFELVFMRIRKVPPRIVVESLITATKAGLQVSSSEIETHYLAGGNVPSVIKALISADKANINLTFKQATAIDLAGRDVFEAVQISVNPKVINTPNVAAVAADGIQLIAKARVTVRANIQQLVGGAGEDTILARVGEGIVTSIGSAASHKDVLENPDKISKLVLQRGLDAGTAFEILSIDIADVDVGTNIGAKLQIDQANADLKVAEAKAEERRAMAVAVEQEMRAKAQEARARVIEAEAEVPKAIASAFQSGNLGVMDYYRLQNIQADTDMRSNIAGDSGQSTGKTS, from the coding sequence ATGGGTGAAGGATTTCTGTCTGTCGTCATACTGATCGTGGTCGGCATTGTGCTGATCTACCTCTTTCTGTACTTCGTGCCGCTGAACCTCTGGATTACGGCGGTATTTTCCGGAGTCAGGATCAATCTTTTTGAACTGGTCTTCATGCGGATTCGGAAGGTGCCCCCGCGGATCGTGGTCGAATCGCTGATTACCGCCACCAAAGCGGGGCTCCAGGTCTCGAGCAGCGAGATCGAAACCCACTATCTGGCCGGAGGCAACGTGCCGTCGGTCATTAAAGCGCTCATTTCGGCCGACAAAGCCAACATCAACCTCACGTTCAAGCAGGCCACGGCCATCGACCTGGCGGGGCGCGACGTATTTGAAGCGGTGCAGATTTCCGTTAATCCTAAAGTGATCAACACGCCCAACGTAGCCGCCGTAGCGGCCGACGGCATTCAGCTGATTGCCAAAGCGCGCGTTACGGTGCGGGCCAACATTCAACAGCTGGTTGGCGGCGCAGGCGAAGACACCATCCTGGCGCGGGTCGGCGAGGGAATTGTGACCTCCATTGGGTCGGCGGCTTCTCACAAGGATGTGCTGGAAAATCCCGACAAAATCTCCAAGCTCGTGTTACAGCGTGGTCTGGATGCCGGAACGGCCTTTGAAATCCTTTCCATCGACATTGCCGACGTCGACGTCGGGACCAACATCGGGGCAAAGTTGCAGATCGACCAGGCCAATGCCGACCTCAAAGTGGCAGAAGCCAAAGCCGAAGAGCGGCGCGCCATGGCCGTAGCGGTAGAGCAGGAGATGCGGGCCAAAGCCCAGGAAGCACGCGCGCGCGTAATCGAAGCCGAGGCCGAAGTGCCGAAAGCCATTGCGTCGGCCTTCCAAAGCGGCAACCTGGGGGTGATGGACTACTATCGACTGCAGAACATTCAGGCGGATACCGACATGCGCAGCAACATTGCGGGCGATAGTGGACAGTCTACCGGCAAAACCTCCTAA
- a CDS encoding NfeD family protein: protein MLIATLLGIGIVLILIEVLFVPGTTIVGIAGGLCAAIGIYLTYRAHGPLWGTGVLLGAALVAGVAFYYGFRSESWQRFALQDRLLGRTNDQSERLLKPGEVGETLSALRPYGKAEFPAGTFEVFSQDGFVPESSKVRILRIDNNRVTVETIKPT from the coding sequence ATGTTAATCGCCACGTTGTTAGGCATCGGCATTGTACTAATTTTGATTGAGGTGCTCTTTGTGCCGGGCACCACCATTGTCGGCATTGCCGGAGGGCTCTGCGCGGCGATCGGAATCTACCTGACCTACCGTGCCCACGGTCCGTTGTGGGGCACGGGGGTGTTGTTAGGCGCCGCGCTGGTCGCTGGAGTGGCCTTTTATTATGGATTTCGTTCAGAGTCGTGGCAACGCTTTGCTTTGCAGGACCGCCTCTTGGGTCGCACCAACGACCAAAGTGAACGCCTGCTGAAGCCCGGCGAAGTGGGCGAGACGCTTTCGGCCCTGCGTCCTTACGGGAAAGCCGAGTTTCCGGCGGGCACATTCGAGGTGTTTTCGCAGGACGGCTTTGTGCCCGAAAGCTCAAAAGTGCGCATCTTACGGATCGATAACAATAGAGTAACGGTCGAAACTATAAAACCTACATAA